CACCTACAACGAGCCGCTGGAGGTGGTCAAGCAGACGGTGTTTTCGGCCATGCAGATGGACTGGCCCGAAGATCGGCTGCACGTGTACGTGCTGGACGACGGCCGCCGCGATGAATTCCGCGACTTCTGCCAGGAACTCGGCGTGGGCTACCTCACGCGGGACGACAACGCCCATGCCAAGGCCGGCAACATCAACGCCGCGCTGGCCGTGACCGATTCGGACTACGTCGCCATCTTCGACTGCGACCACATTCCCACGCGCTCCTTTCTGCAGGTCTGCATGGGCTGGTTCATCCGCGACCCCAAGCTGGCGATGCTGCAGACGCCGCACCACTTCTTCTCGCCCGACCCATTCGAGAAGAACCTGGACACCTTCCACGTCATGCCCAACGAGGGCGAGCTGTTCTACGGCATCGTGCAAGACGGCAACGACCTGTGGAACGCCGCGTTCTTCTGCGGCTCGTGCGCCGTCATCAAGCGCGCGCCGCTGCTGGAGGTGGGCGGCGTGGCCGTGGAGACGGTGACCGAGGACGCGCACACCGCCCTCAAGCTGAGCCGCCGGGGCTACAACACCGCCTACCTGGAGCTGCCCCAGGCCGCCGGCCTTGCCACGGAGAGCCTGTCGGCCCACGTGGGACAGCGCATCCGCTGGGCCCGCGGCATGGCGCAGATCTGCCGCGTGGACAACCCGCTGCTCGGCCCCGGCCTGAAGCTGGGCCAGCGCCTGTGCTACTTCAACGCCATGCTGCACTTCTTCTATGGGTTGCCGCGGCTGGTGTTCCTCACGGCGCCGCTGGCCTACCTGCTCTTCAGCGCCCATGTGTTTCAGGCCACGGCGGCCATGATCACGGCCTACGCCCTGCCCCACCTGGCCCACGCCAGCATCACCAATTCGCGCATCCAGGGGCGCTTTCGCTACTCGTTCTGGAACGAGGTGTACGAGTCGGTGCTGGCCTGGTACATCATGCGCCCGGTGCTGGTGGCGTTCATCAACCCCAAGCTGGGCAAATTCAACGTCACAGCCAAGGGCGGGGTGATCGAGCAGTCCTACTTCGACTGGTCCATCGCACGGCCCTATCTCATCTTGCTGCTGCTCAACCTGCTGGGCTTTGCCGTGGGCATCGGCCGCATGGTGTACGTGGGGCCGTCGTCCGAGGTGTTCACCACGCTGGTCATCAACATGGTCTGGACGGCCTACAACATCATCCTGACCAGCGCCAGCCTGGCCGTGGCCAGCGAAACCCGCCAGGTGCGCAGCACGCCGCGCGTGACGGCGGCGCTGCCCGCGGCGCTGCGCTTTGCCGACGGCAAGACACTGGTGTGCGAAACCGACGACTTCTCCCAAAGCGGCGTGGGCCTGCGCGTGCCGCCCGAGCTGCGGCTTGAGCCTGGCAGCCACGTCGAGGTTTCGCTGTTTCGCTCCGACGAGGAAGGCACCTTCCCGGCGCAGGTCACCTTCAGCGGCGACGGCCGCCTGGGCCTGCACTTCGGCGAGCTGAGCCTGCACCAACAGGCCGACCTGGCGCGCCTGACTTTCGCCCGCGCCGACGCCTGGATCGACTTCTGGGGTAACCGCCAGCACGACAAGCCGCTCACCTCGCTCAAGAGCGTGGCGGTGATCGGCCTGCGCGGCTTGGGCCAAGTGGCCACCAATTCGCTGAACATCCTGCGCGGACGGCGCGAAGCGGTGTCCAGGTAACTCTTCGAAGACCAGCCATGACCGAGAAAATCCGCACTCCCTGGCGCGCGGCGCCTGTCCTTGCCGCCATCGCGCTGCTGTCGGCGCCCCTGTCCGGCCCCGGCAGCGCCCTGGCCCAGCCGGCGCCCGCCGCCGCGGCGCAGCCCGAGGCTTTTTCCGCCACCGGCCGCAGCTACCAGGTCACCTTCCGCCAACTGGGCGCCCTGTTTCCGCTGCAGCTGCGCGGCGTGCAGGGCACGGGTGGCGTGCAGTTCGGAGTGCGGGGCGACGAGGTGGTCACGCGCGCGCGGCTGCACCTGAACTACGCCTACTCGCCCGCACTGCTGGCCGACATCTCGCACCTGCGCGTGCTGGTCAACGAGCAGGTCGTCGCCACCATCCCCGTGCCCAATGCGCAAGGGGGGCAGGCACTGCAGCGGGTGATCGACATTCCCACCCGGCTGATCGGCGAGTTCAACCGCCTGAACGTCGAGCTGATCGGTCACTACACCATGGAGTGCGAGGACCCGGCGCACACCAGCCTGTGGGCCAACGTGGGCAATGACAGCGTGCTGGAGCTGTCGGTGGACCCGCTGGCGCTTGCCAACGACCTGGCCTTCCTGCCCGAGCCCTTCTTCGACCGGCGCGACTCCCGCCCGCTCAACCTGCCCATCGTGTTTGCGGGCACGCCCGACGCCGCCCAGCTGGAGGCCGCCGGCACCCTTTCCTCGTGGTTTGGCGCGCTGGCGGGTTTTCGGGGCGCATCGTTTCCCGCCGCCGTGGGCCAGGTACCGCCCAAAGGCCATGCCGTGGTGCTGGCCCTGGGCGCGCAGGGCGTGCCGGGCCTGAATCTGCCTGCCGCCACCGGTCCGTCGGTGGACGTGGTCAGCCACCCGGACGACCCTGCGGCCAAGCTGCTCGTCCTGCGCGGACGCGATGCTCAGGAGCTCAAGCGTGCCGCCGCCGCGCTGGCCGTGGGCGCGCCGGCGCTGTCAGGCTCCTCGGCGGTGTTCTCCGAGTTCAAGCAGATCGAGGCGCGCAAACCCTACGACGCGCCCAACTGGCTGTCCAGGGACCGGCCGGTCAAGTTCGGCGAGCTGGTCCAGGCGGACATGCTGAGCGTGGCGGGCTACTCGCCGGACCTGATCCGTGTGAACTTCCAGGTGCCGCCCGACCTGTTTGCCTGGCGCAAGCAGGACATCCCCGTGCACGTCAAGTACCGCTATACGCCGCAGAACGGGGCCGATAAGTCCACGCTGAACATCAACGTCAACGAGCAGTTCCTGCGCGCGCTGCCGCTGCGCGCGGCCGACTACTCGCCGCCCGGACGGGTGCAGGGCTGGCTGGACCGGGCGCTGCCCGCGCCGATGCTGGCCTCGGGCGACCTGCTGCCGGCCGAGGACTTCTTCCGCGTGCCGCTGTTCAAGCTGCCGGCGCGCAGCCAGCTGCAGTTCCACTACTACCACGAGATCAAGAAGGAAGGCGCCTGCAAGGACGTGCTGCTGGACAACGTGCGCGGCACCGTGGAGCCCGATTCCACCATCGACATCACCGGCTTTTCGCACTTCCTGGCCATGCCCGACCTGGCGGCCTTCGGCAACAGCGGCTTCCCCTTCAGCCGCCTGGCCGACCTGTCGGAATCGGCCGTGGTGCTGCCTCCAAAGCCCGAGCAGGGCGACCTGAGCGCCTACCTGTCGCTGATGGGCCTGATGGGCAACGTCACCGGCTATCCCGCCCACGCCGTCACCGTGGCGCTGGGCAGCGGCCAGCTCGACGCGCTGGCGGACAAGGACCTGCTGGTCATCGCCAGCAGCGCCGGCTCGCCCCTGCTCGAGCAGTGGGCCGAGCACCTGCCGTTCAGCCTGAAGGGCGACGCCCGCAGCTTTCGCCTGTCCGACTACGCCTCGCGCCTGCTCAACTGGTGGGACCCGGACCAGCGCGACCGCGTGCGGCCCGGCCGCAACGCCATTGCCTTCACCAGCACCAGCAGCGACGCGGTGATCGCGGGGTTTGAATCGCCCCTGCAAAGCGGGCGCAGCGTGGTGCTGCTGACCAGCAACCAGCCCGCGGGACTGCAGCAGGCCATCACGGCGCTGCTGACGCCAGATTTGCTCAAGCACATCCAGGGCAGCGCGGCGGTGGTGCGCGGCAAGCAGGTGGACAGCCTCGTGGCCGAGCAGACCTACCACGTCGGCTCCCTGGACCCGCTCACGCGCGTGCGCTGGTGGCTGTCGCGCCATCCGCTGGCCCTGATCGTGCTGGGCGTGGCGGCGGCTGCCGTCATTGCCTTCATGCTCTACATCACGTTGCGCGCGCGGGCCCGGGCGCGGCTGCAAAAAGGCTAAGCCAATATGAAATCAGGAGCTGCCAGCGCTTGATGACAAAGGGTTACAGTTAGATTCGTCCACCAAACCAAGGAACAGCAAGCGCAAGCAGCTCCCGATTTGATAGCTCCACATGTCGCCCATCACCCGCGCCCCTGACACTGCCCGCGCCGCGCGCCGCGCCTTGCACGCGCTTGGCCTGTGGTGCGCGCTGCTGCCCGCGGCCATGGCGCAGGGCGCCTCCTGCAGCGCCGCCGCGTCCTGGCCGCTGTGGGAGCAGTTCGTGCAGCGCTTCATGCAGGCCGACGGGCGCGTCATCGACCACAGCACGGCACAGCTGCACTCCACCTCCGAGGGCCAGTCCTACGCCATGTTCTTCGCGCTGGTCGCCAACGACCGGACCCGCTTTGACAAGCTGTGGAACTGGAGCATCGCCAACCTCGCCGGCGGCGACATCGGCGCGCGGCTGCCTGCCTGGCAATGGGGGCGCAAGGCCGACGCAAGCTGGGGCGTGGTGGACGCCAATCCGGCCTCGGATGCCAATCTCTGGTTCGCCTACGCCCTGGCCGAGGCCGGCCGCGCCTGGCGCGAGCCGCGCTACACGGCCCAGGCCCAGACCCTGCTGGCGCAGGTCGCCATCGAGGAAGTAGCTGACCTGCCCGGCCTGGGCCCGACGCTGCTGCCCGCAGCCAGCGGCTTTGCGCTGCGCAGCCCCGAGCGCCGCACCTGGCGGCTCAACCCCAGTTACCTGCCCGTGCCGCTGCTGCGCGCCTTCGAGCGTATCGACGGCCAGGGCCCCTGGAAGGCCGTCGGCATCAGCTTCAGGCGCATGCTGGAGGGCACTACGCCCAAGGGCTTTGCCGCCGACTGGGTGGCCTACGAAGTGCCCGAGGGCGCCCTCCGCGGCACCTTCGCGCGCGACCCCGAAAAGGGCGACACAGGCAGCTATGACGCCATCCGCACCTACCTGTGGGCCGGCATGACGCCGACCGGCGATGCGCTGGCGCCCGTGCTGCGCCGCCGCTTGGGCGGCATGGCCGAAGCGCTGCGCGCCGCTCCGATGCCGCCCGAGAAGGTGCAGACCACTACCGGTCAGAGGGAAGGCCAGGGCCCCGTGGGCTTTTCCGCCGCGCTGCTGCCCTACCTGCGCACGCTGGGCGCCACGGCAGCCCTCAAGGCGCAGCAGGAGCGCGTGCGCACGCAACTGCTGGAGCCGCCGCCGGGCGGCCAGCCGCTCTATTACGACCAGGTCCTCGGCCTCTTCGGCACAGGCTGGATGGATCAACGCTACCAATTCCTGCCCTCCGGCAGACTGCAATTACGCTGGGAAAAGGCATGTCCGCAAAGAAGCGCCACCACCGCACCCTGATCCTGGGGCTCGTCGCCTCGCTCGGCGGGCTATCCGTCCCGGCCCAGGCCCAGGACACCGCCACCAAGACGCTGATCGAACAGGGCCAGTACTGGCAGTCGCGCGGCGACGCCCAGCGCGCGATCGAGAGCTGGCAAAAGCTGTTGCGCGTGGACCCGAACCAGCCCGACGCCCTGTACGGCATGGCCCGAGCGCAGCTGCAGGGGCAGCACGTAGAGGAGGCCCAGCGCTACCTGGAGCAGCTGCGCCGCGCCCACCCAGGCCACCGGCTGGTGGAGCGGCTGCAGCAGGAAATCGGCGTGCAGCGCAACAGCGCGCAGGTGCAGCAGGCGCGCGAGCTGGCCCGCACCGGCCAAGCCGAGCAGGCCATGGGAAACTACCAGGCCGCCCTGGGCAACCAGGCACCCACCGGCCCGCTGGCGCTGGAGTACTACCAGACGCTGGGCGGCACCTCCGGCGGCTGGGACGAGGCCCGCCGCGGGCTGGAGCGCCTGGCGCGCGAATCGCCCGACGACGCCAAGATCTCGCTGGCCCTGGCCCAACATCTCACCTACCGTGAAGCCACGCGGCGCGAAGGCATCGCCCAGCTCGCCCGCCTGGCCGGCCATCCCGCAGTGGGCAAGGCCGCTACCGACAGCTGGCGCAAGGCTCTGGCCTGGACGGGCAGCCGCGCGGCCGACATACCGCTCTACCAGGCCTTCTTGAGCGCACATCCGGGCGACGAGGCCATGCGAAGCCGCCTGCGCGAAATCGAGGCGCGCCAGCGCACCGCCCGCGCAAGCGGCGCCGCGGCGCGCGACCCGCTGCGCCAGCGCAGCACCGACGGCTTCAAGGCCCTGGAGGACGGTGACCTGGAGGCCGCCGAGGCCGACTTCCGCAGCGTGCTGGAAGCCCGCCCCAACGACGGCGACGCGCTCGGGGGCATGGGCGTGCTGCGCCTGCGCCAGGAAGAATTCGCCCAGGCGCGCAGCTACCTGGAGCGCGCCACGCGCCAGGGCTCGGCCGCACGCTGGAAGCAGGCCCTGGACAGCGCCACCTACTGGACGCTGATCGAGCAGGCCCGCGCCGCGCGCGATGCCGGAGACCTGGGCAACGCGCGCCAGCTGCTGGACCAGGCCGTGCGCCTGGACGCCCGCGAAATCACCGGCGAGAACGACCTGGCCGACGTGCTGGCCGAGCAGGGGCAGCTCGAAGCTGCCGAGGCTGCCTACCGCCGCGTGCTCGCGCGCCAAGCCGACAACCCGGATGCCATCCGCGGCCTGGTGGGCGTGCTGTCGCAGACCGGCAAGGCCGCCGAGGCTTTGAAGTTGGTCGAGCAGCTCACGCCCAGCCAGCAGGAGAAAGTGGGTGCCCTGGGCCGCCTGCGCGCCACCCAGGCCATGGGCCTGGCCCGCGCCGCCGCCGAGCGCGGCGACGACCAGGCGGCGCGTGCCGCCCTGGAGGACGCGCTGCTCAACGACCCGGGCAACCCCTGGGTGCGGCTGGACCTGGCACGCCTGTACCTCAAGATGGGCGCCACGAAGGAGGCCCGCGGCGTGATGGACGGGCTGCTGGTATCCAACCCGCACATGCCTGAGGCGCTGTACGCCAGCGCGCTGCTGGCCTCCGAGGCGCGCGACTGGGCCGGTGCCCTGGCCACGCTGGAGCGCATCCCCGAGAAGAACCGCACGCGCGACATCGCCGCGCTGCAAAAACGCGTGTGGGTGCACGTGCAGGCCGACGCCGCCGCCGCTCTTGGCCGCGAGGGCCGCGTGCAGCAAGCCCAGGCCGTGCTGGCCCAGACCGAACCCTTCGTCGGGCAGGATCCGGAGCTGCTGGGCACCGTGGCCCTGGCCTATGCCGACGCCGGCGACCCGAACCGCGCGCTGGCCATGGTGCGCGAGATGCTGGCGCGCACGCCGCGCCCCGACACCGGCCTGCGCCTGCAGTACGCCGCGGCGCTGCTCAAGACGCACCAGGACGTGGAGCTGGCCGGCATCCTGCGCCAGCTGCAGGACACGCCCATGTCGGCGCAGGAGCGGCGCGGCTACGAGGACATCCGTGTGGGCTACATCCTGCGCCAGGCCGACGCGCTGCGCGAGGCCGGCGACCTGGCCAGCGCCTACGACACCCTGGCCCCGCTGATGGCCGAGCGCCCGCAGGACCCCGACGTGGTCGGCGTGCTGGCCCGCATGTACGCCGACAACGGCGACCACGCCCAGGCCATGCAGCTGTACCACCGCCTGCTGGAGAAGGACCCGCGCAACCTCAAGCTGCTGCTGCCGGCCGCCTCGGCCGCCACGGCCACCAAGGATTTGGCCTATGCGGAATCGGCCATCCAGGTCGCGCTGCAGCTGGCGCCGAACGACCCCGAGGTGCTGACGGCCGCCGGCCGCCTGTACCGGGCCAAGGGCCAAGCCACCAAGGCCGGCCAGTATTTCGCGGCCGCCATCGAGGCCGAGAATCGCCAGCGCGCGGTGCTGCTCGGGGCCGCAGGCCAGGGCAACCCGGCCTGGAACGGCGCAGCGCCGGGTGGCAACCCCTTCCGCCGCACCGCCGCCCTGGCCAGCTGGGGCGGGCGCACGCCCTTCCCCACGGCCGTGCCCGCGGCCGCCGCGCCGCTGGGCTATGCCGCCGCTGCCCAGCCGGTGGCCGCCGGGCCGCAACCCTACATTCCCCAGCCCGCCGGGGCAGCGCGCTTTCCCATGGCAGGTCCCGCCGTCGTGCCTGTAGCCACGCCCACGAGCTACTACGGCGAAGTCGTTGCTCCTGCTGCGCCAGTTGCAGCGCCCGCCCGCACTGCGGCCAGGCCACAGACCCAGGGGCGTGCCGCGCTGGCGCCTGCCCGTGCCGCCGCTGCGCCGACGCCGGCACCGGTGGCAGCCGCCCCCGCGGGCTACGCGGCCCCAGCTGCCGTAGCAGCCGCCCCTCTTTACCTGCCGCAACCGGCCACGGGCTACATGACGCCCCAGGCCGCCCATGCGGCTTCTGCGCAGGCGGGGCCCTCGCCCTCGCTGTGGGCAGCGGCGCCCATGCCGGCTGCGACCGGGGTGCCCCAGCCGGCGCGGCCGCGCTCGGCGCTTGACGAGCTGTCCGAGCTGCAGGAGGGCCGCACGTCCACGCTGTCCGTAGGAGTGGTAGGCCGTGCGCGCCAGGGTGAAGCCGGCATGAGCCGCCTGGCCGACATGCAGGCGCCTGTGGAGCTGAAATTCGGCGCCGGCGACGGGATGATGAGCCTGCGCGCCACCCCCACGGGGGTGAGTTCCGGCACGCCCGACGCGTCCTATGGCACTCTGAGCCGCTTCGGCGGCGGCCCCGCCACGGCGCTGGACATGCCGCTGCGCTCGCCGGGCTCGCAAAGCGACAGCGGCGTGGGCCTGGGCATTGCTTACGAGACGGCCAACTTGGCGGTGGACGTGGGCACGCTGCCGCTGGGCTTTGGCCAGAACGACATCATGGCCGGCGTTCGCTACCGCATGGGCCTGAGCGACCAGGCCAGCCTCACGGGCGAGCTTTCGCGCCGCCCGGTGACGGACAGCGTGCTGTCCTTTGCCGGCGCGCGCGACGCGCGCACGGGCGAGCGCTGGGGCGCCGTCTCCGCCAACGGCGGCCGGCTGGACCTGACCTGGGATGACGGCGACTTCGGCACTTATGCTATCGGCGCGATGCACAGCCTGCAGGGCCACAACGTGCGCTCCAACTACCGCGCCGAGCTGGGCGGCGGCATGTACTGGCGCATCCATCGCTCCAGCGACGCTGCCTTCACCGCGGGCCTGAACTTCACGGGCCTGGCCTACGACAAGAACCTGCGCTACTTCACTTACGGCCACGGCGGCTACTTCAGCCCGCAGCAGTTCCTGGCCATGAGCGTGCCCTTTGACTGGGCGCAGCGCAGCGGCCGCCTGAGCTACCAGATCAAGGGCGCCTTGGGCGTGCAGTACTTCAAGGAGGACGCGGCGCCGTACTTTCCCACCAGCCGCTCGCGCCAGAGCACCGCCGCCCAGGCCGCCAGCGATGCGGAGGCCTTCGGCGAGGTGGGCGGCAACACCACCGCCATCTACCCCGGCCAGAGCAAGACAGGCCTGGGTTACAACCTGGGCATGGCCATGGAATACCAGTTGCACCCGCAGCTGTTCATCGGCAGCCACCTGTCGCTGGACAACGCGCGCAACTACCGCCAGTTCACGGGTGGGCTGTATCTGCGTTATGCGCTGCAGCCTTACACAGGCCGCCAGGCGCTGCCGGTGAACCCCCTGAAGTCGCCTTATTCGTTCTGACCCGCAGGCGGGCGGACGAAAAAAATCCCTCGCCAGGCGAGGGATTTTTTTGTCTGCAACGCAAGTGGCGCCTGTGAGATATGCAGCCCGCCACGCAAGCGCCTCGGGCTGGCCCAGTGCGGTCAGGGCGCCGGGCGCTTGGTGCCTACGAACACGGTGTGGGCACGCTGCCCGGACTGGAACAGGCCAGCCGCCAGGATACGCAGACCGACTACTTCGCCGTTGGCATCGAAGATGGCCGCGGCCGAGCCCGACTGGGAGGGCCCGGACGACAGCTCGCAGCCGATGAAGTTGGCGGGTCTGGCCGGGTTGTCCAGAAAACCGAAGGCTTCCACGCGGTACAGGTTCTGCCGGCCCTCGGCCAGGTTGCCCAGCAGCTTGCCCACAATCAGGCATTGATTGCTGGTGACCCCCGTGATGGAGCCATCCACGGCAATGTCGATGTCCACCTGATGCCCGCCGAAGCTGCTGCCAGCCATGCGGTAGCCACCAGCGATCATATTGACGTTGGCCTGCCCCACCCTGCGTGCGGGCAGCGTGTAGAGAGAGTCGGGTTGCATCACGAACCGCGTCGGGTAGCCGCCGGGCTGCGTGGGATAGCTGTAAGTGCCTGTCAGGCGATTGGCGATGCCGTCGGCCGCGGCGCTCTCCACGGTGGCATCGACCAGCACGCCGCTGACGTAGCCGCCCATGTAGTCCCCGGTGCCGTCCAGCAGGCGGTCGAAGAACACGCCGTCATTGGCCGTCACGAAGCGGTTGGTCGTCTGGTCGTTGTTGTAGCGGATCAGCCGCCCGTAGAGCACGTTGTGGTTGAAACTGCTGTTGGTGTAGAAGAACATCCCGCCGTCGGGAAAAACCGTGCCGTGGATATCCAGATCGCCCGTCACGCCCGCTGGCAGCGTCAGCGTGCCGGCCCAGTTGCCTGCAGCCGACAGCGGCGTGGGCGAGGGGGTGGTGGGCTGGCGCGGGTCGGCCAGGCCGTTGAGCACGAAGGTGTTGTCCGTGCCGATGGAGTTGCGGGTGAGCACCCAGATGCCATTGGGCACGTTGTTGGCATCAAAGCGCAGCACGGCCACGCCCGTCTGCTGCGAACTGCGATAGCCGCACGAGGACTCGTCGCCCGTCAGATTCATCGTCACCGAATACAGCGCCGAGCCCGGCGAGCGCGGAGCGGCCGCGCCTTGCACGTTGCAGCCGCCGACTCGCCCGGACAGCACGCCGCGCTCGGTGACCGTGAAGACCCACTGGCCGCCGAAGACGCCCGAGCCGCGGTAGGTGCCGGCGATGAGGTCCGCGCGTGCCGGGTAGTCGTTGAGCTTGCTGTAGTTCAGCTTGAACGGGGTGGGCGCGCCCGTGGCTGCTGCCGTGCCGGCAGGGCTGGTGTAGTTGCCGCTGATGGCCACCGTCTTGCCGGTGGCCGGGCTGGAAGAGGCCGTGCCGCGCAGGGACAGGCCCGTGGCGAACTTGCCGTCCTGTACCGAGAAATAGGTGACGCCCGTGGCCTGCACCGCCGTCAGGTTGGCCCGCAGCAAGCCGTACAGGCCGTCATAGCCGGCCGCGCCAGCGGCGCCGCGTGCCAGGTAGAACTCGCCGCCCTTGCCGTCGGCGCCGCCATCGACGAAACCCACCATGGTGCGCTGCGCCGCGCCCGTGCCCACGGTGCCTTCCCAGAAGCCGGCGGGGTATTGCTGCGTGCCGACCGGCGGCCCCTCTTCGTCAGCACCTGCGCCGCCTCCGCCGCAGCCCGAGAGCAACGCTGCGAAGGACAAGACAAGAAAGGGAAGGGGACGGGAAAGGCGGGTCAGGGGCATGGCGGACTTTGCGTCAGTGGATGAGGCGCAGCGGCACGGGGCCCGCCTCACGAACGTTTACAGATTATCCCAATTTTGACCAAGCAATCGATTGAGGAAAGCTTTCAGCCCGGGAGCCATTCGGGGCTGGTGGCCAGCCTGCGCCTTCTCTACAACTGCCCGAGCAGCTCCCGCACCACTCCGTCCGCATAGCGCCGCGCCACCTGTTCGACGAAGCGCGGGAAGTCCACGTGGGCGCTGTCGTCGGCGCGGTCGGAGATGGTGCGCACGGCGGCAAAGGGCAGCTGGTAGTCGCGGCAGACCTGCAGCACGGCGGCGCCTTCCATCTCCACTGCCAGCACATCGTGGCCGGCGGCCAGCAGGTCGCCGCGCAGGCGCTGCGAGGCGGCGGCGGTGCTGATGAACTGGTCGCCGCTGGCGATCAGGCCCTGGTGCAGGCGTGGTGCATGGGCGGCAGGAAGATACTGGTCAAATTGGCCTCCAGAGCGCTCCAGATAAGCGCCAGCAGCTCTCATAAGAATAGCGGACAGCGGGCCGTCGCAGGCCATGAGTGCGCTGCCCTGGCCCGGCACCTCCCAACGCGGGAACAGGGGCGAGGCGTCCATGTCGTGCTGCAGGTACTCGCTGGCCACCACCACGTCGCCCACCTGCACGCCCTCGCCCACCCCGCCGGCCACGCCGGTGAAGACCATGCGCCGCACGGCAAAGCGTTCGGCCAGGCTGGTCGCCGTGGTGGCGGCCGCCACCTTGCCGATGCCGCACAGGGCCAGCACCACGTCGTGCCCGCACAGGCGGCCGCGCCAGAAAGTGCGCCCGGCATGGTCGATGCGCTCCGCGGCCTGCAGGGCGTGGACGAGGCCGCCCTGCTCTTCGGGCAGGGCGCTGAGGATGGCTGTGGTCATGGCAGGAGGCACTGCCGCAGACTGCGGCGGGCATGAAGAAAAAAGCCGGGATTATCCCGGCCCGGTGGTGCAGCGCACGCCCAGCCAGCCAGGGGCCGGCCGGGCGCGCGGCGCGTCAGCTCTTCTTGGCGTCGCGCAACTCGCGGCGCAGGATCTTGCCCACCGGCGTCTTGGGCAGATCGTCGCGGAACTCGATCACGCGCGGCTGCTTGTAGCCCGTCAGGTTGGCGCGGCAGAACTCCTTGACCTGCTCC
The DNA window shown above is from Pulveribacter suum and carries:
- a CDS encoding cellulose biosynthesis protein BcsC; the protein is MSAKKRHHRTLILGLVASLGGLSVPAQAQDTATKTLIEQGQYWQSRGDAQRAIESWQKLLRVDPNQPDALYGMARAQLQGQHVEEAQRYLEQLRRAHPGHRLVERLQQEIGVQRNSAQVQQARELARTGQAEQAMGNYQAALGNQAPTGPLALEYYQTLGGTSGGWDEARRGLERLARESPDDAKISLALAQHLTYREATRREGIAQLARLAGHPAVGKAATDSWRKALAWTGSRAADIPLYQAFLSAHPGDEAMRSRLREIEARQRTARASGAAARDPLRQRSTDGFKALEDGDLEAAEADFRSVLEARPNDGDALGGMGVLRLRQEEFAQARSYLERATRQGSAARWKQALDSATYWTLIEQARAARDAGDLGNARQLLDQAVRLDAREITGENDLADVLAEQGQLEAAEAAYRRVLARQADNPDAIRGLVGVLSQTGKAAEALKLVEQLTPSQQEKVGALGRLRATQAMGLARAAAERGDDQAARAALEDALLNDPGNPWVRLDLARLYLKMGATKEARGVMDGLLVSNPHMPEALYASALLASEARDWAGALATLERIPEKNRTRDIAALQKRVWVHVQADAAAALGREGRVQQAQAVLAQTEPFVGQDPELLGTVALAYADAGDPNRALAMVREMLARTPRPDTGLRLQYAAALLKTHQDVELAGILRQLQDTPMSAQERRGYEDIRVGYILRQADALREAGDLASAYDTLAPLMAERPQDPDVVGVLARMYADNGDHAQAMQLYHRLLEKDPRNLKLLLPAASAATATKDLAYAESAIQVALQLAPNDPEVLTAAGRLYRAKGQATKAGQYFAAAIEAENRQRAVLLGAAGQGNPAWNGAAPGGNPFRRTAALASWGGRTPFPTAVPAAAAPLGYAAAAQPVAAGPQPYIPQPAGAARFPMAGPAVVPVATPTSYYGEVVAPAAPVAAPARTAARPQTQGRAALAPARAAAAPTPAPVAAAPAGYAAPAAVAAAPLYLPQPATGYMTPQAAHAASAQAGPSPSLWAAAPMPAATGVPQPARPRSALDELSELQEGRTSTLSVGVVGRARQGEAGMSRLADMQAPVELKFGAGDGMMSLRATPTGVSSGTPDASYGTLSRFGGGPATALDMPLRSPGSQSDSGVGLGIAYETANLAVDVGTLPLGFGQNDIMAGVRYRMGLSDQASLTGELSRRPVTDSVLSFAGARDARTGERWGAVSANGGRLDLTWDDGDFGTYAIGAMHSLQGHNVRSNYRAELGGGMYWRIHRSSDAAFTAGLNFTGLAYDKNLRYFTYGHGGYFSPQQFLAMSVPFDWAQRSGRLSYQIKGALGVQYFKEDAAPYFPTSRSRQSTAAQAASDAEAFGEVGGNTTAIYPGQSKTGLGYNLGMAMEYQLHPQLFIGSHLSLDNARNYRQFTGGLYLRYALQPYTGRQALPVNPLKSPYSF
- a CDS encoding 5'-methylthioadenosine/adenosylhomocysteine nucleosidase translates to MTTAILSALPEEQGGLVHALQAAERIDHAGRTFWRGRLCGHDVVLALCGIGKVAAATTATSLAERFAVRRMVFTGVAGGVGEGVQVGDVVVASEYLQHDMDASPLFPRWEVPGQGSALMACDGPLSAILMRAAGAYLERSGGQFDQYLPAAHAPRLHQGLIASGDQFISTAAASQRLRGDLLAAGHDVLAVEMEGAAVLQVCRDYQLPFAAVRTISDRADDSAHVDFPRFVEQVARRYADGVVRELLGQL